From a single Lentisphaera profundi genomic region:
- a CDS encoding KpsF/GutQ family sugar-phosphate isomerase, with protein MDYLPQARQVLDIESKGIQSIADQLDERFNHFVSICLKALKNKNKLVLSGIGKSGQIAQKMASTLSSTGSRAVFIHPVEAMHGDLGMMYDDDIFIGLSYSGETDELLKVIPAVKRLGLEVLSLTGNVDSSLGQLSSVSLPCKIDSEACPFNLAPTTTTTAMLALGDAIAMVLMGEHDFKIHDYGKLHPSGAIGRAITLTVDDLMRTDERVAIIEADNLVQEAVLAMCKSKGGIAIVSNQDKDLLGVFTTGDLKRGIANDIDFLKLKVSDIMVKSPTKLYKSQMAVDILDILREKNINAIPVVDEDDKVSGVIDIQDLPKFKVM; from the coding sequence ATGGACTACTTACCACAAGCTCGTCAAGTTTTGGATATCGAATCAAAAGGAATCCAAAGTATTGCCGATCAGCTCGATGAACGTTTCAATCACTTTGTTAGTATCTGCTTAAAAGCCCTCAAGAATAAGAATAAACTCGTCCTCTCCGGTATTGGCAAGAGTGGTCAGATCGCTCAAAAAATGGCGTCGACTTTATCTAGTACGGGATCACGTGCAGTCTTTATTCATCCTGTAGAGGCGATGCATGGTGACTTGGGTATGATGTATGATGACGATATTTTTATTGGACTTAGTTATAGTGGTGAAACAGATGAACTACTTAAAGTTATCCCCGCAGTTAAGCGTCTTGGTTTAGAAGTACTTTCACTCACAGGAAATGTTGATTCTAGCTTGGGCCAACTATCTTCAGTATCACTTCCCTGTAAAATTGATTCCGAGGCCTGTCCTTTTAATTTAGCTCCGACCACTACAACGACCGCAATGCTTGCTTTAGGGGATGCGATTGCCATGGTATTGATGGGTGAGCATGATTTTAAAATTCATGATTACGGAAAGCTTCACCCATCAGGAGCCATCGGTCGTGCGATAACATTGACAGTTGATGATCTGATGAGAACGGATGAGCGTGTGGCCATTATCGAAGCAGATAATCTTGTTCAAGAAGCAGTATTAGCTATGTGTAAAAGCAAAGGTGGCATTGCGATTGTATCCAATCAAGACAAAGATTTATTAGGTGTGTTTACTACCGGTGATTTAAAGCGTGGTATTGCGAATGATATAGATTTCCTCAAGCTAAAAGTTTCGGATATCATGGTGAAAAGTCCCACCAAGCTCTATAAAAGCCAAATGGCAGTAGATATTTTGGATATTTTACGCGAAAAAAATATTAATGCGATACCCGTTGTGGATGAAGATGATAAAGTATCTGGAGTGATCGATATTCAAGATCTACCAAAATTTAAAGTTATGTAA
- a CDS encoding carbohydrate ABC transporter permease → MIVPFLLMFSGSMKGQYNSSRLNLVPQYLYDDLELYRTWCESKYTKIDNYNASNEIPYMSFSELEVLAAEKEKELLKQYKSYLNENVGSIYNSRLGHVNASNKNLPELGLEFIRHLDDNFGGLNKTNQALKLNMPNWQSLAGAVIQQNFFSKSFTANDSALMTELIEFKQQANQADLFYPSVDGQFRSQMILPFTGTDLEEISKMTGLEIKAIHELHLSHTQGNDWYNKQRSSFIRQFLNPRYIDLKKTATQKINYQDFIKNNFLGDINTAQKVFPHLSSFEEIELITQMPNNSQEAVLYGAYIERSADFDSLLLRGPQRGFQGFLLDEYGDLKSINKALKRDFNSIHEIYIPQSSLDYNYVLENKTKLRWDLASINIRFVFNYLTQQGRAAWVTLVFCLLTIISSLIVNPLAAYALSRYQLPSTYKILMFFMATMAFPVAVTQIPSFLLLKDLGLLNTFWALVLPTMANGYSIFILKGFFDSLPKELYEAASIDGAGEFRMFWQITLNLSKPVLALIALNSFTAAYGNFMYALLICQDESMWTIMVYLFKLQTEASQAVIYASLVVAGIPTLIIFLSCQKVIMKGIVIPSEK, encoded by the coding sequence ATGATAGTGCCTTTCTTACTGATGTTTTCAGGTTCGATGAAAGGACAGTATAACTCAAGTAGGCTCAATCTCGTTCCTCAGTATTTATATGATGACTTAGAATTGTATCGTACTTGGTGCGAAAGTAAATACACTAAAATTGACAATTATAATGCGTCGAATGAAATTCCTTATATGAGTTTTTCTGAGTTAGAAGTTCTAGCTGCGGAAAAAGAAAAAGAACTTTTAAAACAGTATAAATCATATCTGAATGAGAATGTAGGGAGTATCTATAATTCGCGCTTAGGTCATGTGAATGCGAGTAATAAAAATCTTCCGGAACTGGGATTGGAATTCATTCGACATTTGGATGATAATTTTGGCGGACTCAATAAGACTAATCAAGCCTTGAAACTCAATATGCCTAACTGGCAATCACTTGCTGGCGCCGTTATCCAACAGAATTTTTTTAGTAAAAGCTTTACTGCAAATGATTCTGCCTTAATGACAGAATTGATCGAATTTAAGCAGCAAGCTAATCAAGCGGATTTATTTTACCCTAGTGTAGATGGTCAGTTTCGCAGTCAAATGATTTTGCCTTTTACGGGGACGGACTTAGAAGAGATCAGTAAAATGACGGGCTTAGAAATCAAGGCAATTCACGAGCTCCATTTATCTCATACACAAGGCAATGATTGGTACAATAAACAACGATCAAGTTTTATTAGGCAATTTTTAAATCCTCGATATATCGACTTGAAAAAGACAGCAACACAAAAAATAAATTATCAGGATTTCATAAAAAATAATTTTCTCGGAGATATCAATACAGCACAAAAAGTTTTCCCGCATCTCAGTTCTTTTGAAGAAATAGAATTGATTACGCAAATGCCTAATAATTCTCAAGAAGCCGTGCTCTATGGTGCATATATAGAAAGATCTGCAGACTTTGATTCATTGCTTTTGCGAGGTCCGCAAAGAGGCTTTCAAGGATTTTTATTAGATGAGTATGGTGATTTAAAAAGTATTAATAAGGCGCTCAAGAGGGATTTTAATTCTATTCACGAAATTTATATTCCACAATCATCGCTTGATTATAACTATGTCTTAGAGAATAAAACTAAGTTGCGTTGGGATTTGGCAAGTATTAATATTCGTTTCGTATTTAACTACCTCACCCAGCAAGGTCGTGCCGCTTGGGTGACTTTGGTTTTTTGTCTTTTAACCATCATTAGTTCACTAATCGTCAACCCTTTAGCTGCTTACGCCTTAAGTCGCTACCAGCTGCCTAGTACTTACAAAATTTTAATGTTTTTTATGGCAACCATGGCTTTCCCCGTCGCGGTTACTCAAATCCCTTCTTTTCTTTTGCTGAAAGACTTGGGCTTACTGAATACTTTTTGGGCTTTGGTATTGCCGACAATGGCGAATGGTTATTCGATTTTCATTCTTAAAGGCTTTTTTGATTCTCTGCCCAAGGAACTCTATGAAGCTGCTTCTATTGATGGCGCAGGGGAGTTTCGCATGTTTTGGCAGATTACGCTGAATTTATCTAAGCCCGTACTAGCTTTAATTGCCTTAAACAGTTTTACTGCGGCTTACGGAAACTTTATGTATGCCTTACTGATTTGCCAGGATGAATCTATGTGGACCATAATGGTTTATCTCTTTAAGTTGCAGACAGAAGCCTCGCAGGCCGTGATATATGCGAGTTTAGTCGTTGCAGGAATACCCACTCTGATTATATTTTTATCTTGTCAGAAAGTCATCATGAAGGGGATTGTGATTCCTTCTGAAAAGTGA
- a CDS encoding TetR/AcrR family transcriptional regulator translates to MRKNSKLKYDKILHTTIALFNEQGITISGVDLISARSGVAKMTLYKYFESKNGLIKAYLDFISQQAINKFNEICASRETQECINNFFTLAIEKCKTENNRACPLICSALELGNEHPEFVKIVRDAYENIRHSIDMKLYDFQHPSAESTSKLIITLYQGAVISAYINKSIEPLELAKQQALAFLK, encoded by the coding sequence ATGCGCAAAAACAGTAAGTTGAAGTACGACAAAATTCTTCATACCACTATTGCTCTCTTCAACGAACAGGGCATCACCATTAGCGGAGTAGACCTCATCAGCGCACGTTCTGGCGTCGCTAAGATGACTCTTTATAAATATTTTGAGTCAAAGAATGGTCTCATCAAAGCCTACTTAGACTTTATTTCACAACAGGCCATTAACAAATTCAATGAAATTTGCGCATCTCGTGAAACACAAGAATGTATCAATAATTTCTTTACACTTGCCATAGAGAAATGTAAAACTGAGAATAACCGTGCCTGTCCATTAATATGTTCAGCTTTAGAACTTGGCAATGAACACCCTGAATTCGTTAAAATCGTTCGCGATGCCTACGAAAACATCCGCCACTCAATTGATATGAAATTATACGACTTCCAGCACCCAAGTGCTGAGTCGACTTCTAAATTGATTATCACACTCTACCAAGGTGCCGTCATTTCTGCTTACATTAATAAAAGTATCGAACCTTTAGAACTCGCTAAACAGCAAGCTCTTGCTTTTCTTAAATAA
- a CDS encoding peptide chain release factor 3: protein MDLNQEITRRRTFAIISHPDAGKTTLTEKLLLYSGMIRTAGMVGSRKGQKAASSDWMSMEQERGISITASAMQFEYKDCKINILDTPGHQDFSEDTYRTLTAADSVIMVIDCAKGVETQTRKLFEACRLRGIPVLTFVNKMDSYGKGPIELMEEVESVLGIPAAALNWPIGCGKEFKGLADRAKNEINLYTKAKSGGAAKPHVDYMDVATAQGNDKISDEEIASVREDLELLEMAGNEFTREAYLNCKVTPVFFGSAIYNYGVEPLFDALVELAPSPAPRPADKNDGEEIEIAPDEDFSAYVFKLQANMNPKHRDCIAFLRVNSGVYEKDMSVLHHRTKKKVRLAAPQVLMAASRETLESAYPGDVIGIVNTAGLAIGDTVSHKGGFEFKKLPYFQPELFARVVPKDLGKRKAIDKGLAQLSAEGTIQLMYEYNDTFSYPFLAAVGRLQFEVLQHRLRDEYKVDTRLDMLPYTCSAWIKGDASKFKVPFNSKLVQDCFDRPMILFSNPWEKDYARKENPDHELLDYA, encoded by the coding sequence ATGGACTTAAATCAAGAAATAACTAGGCGTCGAACCTTCGCCATAATTTCTCACCCTGATGCGGGTAAAACTACACTTACAGAGAAGCTCCTCCTTTATTCCGGTATGATTCGTACGGCTGGTATGGTAGGATCAAGAAAGGGACAAAAAGCAGCCTCTTCAGACTGGATGAGTATGGAGCAGGAACGTGGTATTTCGATTACAGCATCCGCGATGCAGTTTGAATATAAAGACTGTAAAATCAATATCCTTGATACTCCTGGTCACCAAGACTTTTCGGAGGATACTTACCGTACACTGACGGCAGCAGATTCTGTGATCATGGTTATTGACTGTGCAAAAGGTGTGGAAACACAAACACGTAAATTGTTTGAGGCCTGTCGTTTGCGCGGTATTCCAGTGCTTACCTTTGTCAATAAAATGGATTCTTATGGTAAAGGCCCAATTGAATTAATGGAAGAAGTTGAAAGCGTTTTAGGTATTCCAGCGGCAGCATTAAACTGGCCGATTGGTTGTGGTAAAGAATTTAAAGGCCTTGCAGATCGTGCGAAAAATGAGATTAATCTTTATACCAAAGCTAAATCGGGTGGGGCGGCAAAGCCACACGTCGATTATATGGATGTCGCTACTGCTCAGGGCAATGATAAAATTTCTGACGAAGAGATTGCAAGTGTTCGTGAAGATTTAGAACTTTTAGAAATGGCCGGAAATGAGTTCACTCGTGAGGCTTACTTAAATTGTAAAGTCACTCCCGTATTTTTTGGTTCTGCCATTTATAATTATGGTGTTGAACCACTTTTTGATGCCTTAGTCGAATTGGCGCCATCGCCGGCTCCCCGTCCTGCAGATAAAAATGATGGTGAAGAAATTGAAATTGCTCCAGATGAAGATTTCTCTGCTTATGTCTTTAAGCTTCAGGCCAATATGAATCCTAAGCATCGTGACTGTATTGCTTTTTTACGTGTGAATTCGGGCGTCTATGAGAAAGACATGAGTGTTTTACATCATAGGACTAAGAAAAAGGTTCGTCTCGCGGCTCCACAAGTATTAATGGCGGCTTCACGTGAGACATTGGAAAGTGCTTATCCTGGCGATGTTATAGGTATTGTTAATACGGCCGGTTTAGCGATCGGTGATACAGTTTCACATAAAGGTGGCTTTGAATTTAAAAAACTTCCCTACTTTCAGCCAGAACTCTTTGCTCGTGTTGTTCCTAAAGATTTGGGTAAACGTAAAGCGATTGATAAAGGCTTGGCACAGTTGTCTGCAGAAGGAACGATTCAACTCATGTATGAGTATAATGATACCTTCTCTTATCCCTTCTTAGCGGCAGTAGGTCGACTTCAGTTTGAGGTTTTACAGCATCGCCTGCGCGACGAGTATAAAGTTGATACCCGTTTGGATATGTTGCCCTATACTTGTTCTGCTTGGATCAAGGGTGATGCGTCTAAGTTTAAAGTTCCCTTTAATTCAAAACTCGTCCAAGATTGTTTTGATCGACCCATGATTTTATTCTCAAATCCTTGGGAGAAAGATTACGCACGGAAAGAAAACCCGGATCACGAACTCTTAGATTATGCCTGA
- a CDS encoding nucleoside triphosphate pyrophosphohydrolase family protein, whose protein sequence is MYCTKVKEFSDACNEANPAKPIEMTRDAIAFIRSMVNDELDELEEATNITEQSDALIDAIYYICDTAVRHGMNLDPLFDIVHTANMQKVVDGKVIRRDDGKIMKPKSWKDPAPYLDKEVDRQQTEGSW, encoded by the coding sequence ATGTACTGTACAAAAGTAAAAGAATTTTCTGATGCCTGTAACGAGGCAAATCCCGCGAAACCGATTGAAATGACAAGGGATGCCATTGCATTTATTCGCAGCATGGTAAATGATGAACTAGATGAGCTCGAAGAAGCAACAAATATCACCGAACAGTCCGATGCTTTAATTGATGCTATTTATTACATCTGTGATACTGCAGTGCGTCACGGTATGAACTTGGATCCACTTTTTGATATCGTTCACACTGCTAATATGCAAAAAGTTGTCGATGGCAAAGTGATTCGTCGTGATGATGGGAAAATCATGAAACCCAAGTCGTGGAAAGATCCCGCTCCTTACCTCGATAAAGAAGTCGATCGCCAACAAACAGAAGGTAGCTGGTAG
- the typA gene encoding translational GTPase TypA: MSLTRNVAIIAHVDHGKTTLVDEILKQASVFRENEETVDCVLDSNDQERERGITILSKIISVNYGGCKMNIIDTPGHADFGGQVERVLKKADCVLLLVDASEGPMPQTRFVLNKAIQLNLQPIVVINKVDKNDARCDEVLDEVHDLFFELGATEEQVFCPVFYGSGRDGWFAESPDGSQENIIPLLDCIVNDIKPPAQVEGPVQLQITTIDYSSYVGRIGIGRVYRGTLNKNKPVMTITADGKEERTQIKQLFVFDGLGRREVEEVECGDICAIVGLSNCDIGVTICDAEEPEALPPLDLDKPTLSMLFRVNDSPLFGQEGELVTSRQVADRLTKEIEKDVALEVEDVNGEAFRVSGRGILHLSILIESMRREGYELSVSQPQVITREIDGVKHEPIENLSVEVPEESAGKVIEIVGARRGEMKTMETRSGRTMLNFSIPTRGIIGLRSRLLTATQGEAIIGHSFEAYEPMKGEFPHRRNGVLISMTQGQSTAFAIDALQQRGTFFVDPNVEVYEGMVVGENSREGDMMVNVLKAKQLTNVRSSGTDKAIKVTPASVKSLEEYLEYVGADELVECTPKTIRLRKKLLREVERKRGSKI, translated from the coding sequence ATGAGCTTAACTAGAAATGTTGCAATTATTGCCCACGTTGATCACGGCAAAACCACTCTCGTAGATGAGATTTTGAAACAGGCGTCAGTATTTCGCGAAAATGAAGAAACAGTAGACTGTGTCCTCGATTCGAATGACCAAGAACGTGAGCGTGGTATCACAATTCTTTCTAAAATTATTTCCGTTAATTATGGCGGATGTAAAATGAATATCATTGATACACCTGGTCACGCGGATTTCGGTGGTCAAGTAGAGCGTGTACTTAAGAAAGCTGATTGTGTACTACTTCTTGTAGATGCGTCAGAAGGTCCGATGCCTCAGACTCGTTTCGTACTCAATAAAGCAATTCAACTCAACCTCCAGCCAATCGTAGTTATCAATAAAGTTGATAAAAATGATGCACGTTGTGATGAAGTTCTTGATGAAGTCCATGATCTTTTCTTTGAACTCGGTGCAACTGAGGAACAAGTTTTCTGTCCAGTATTCTACGGTTCAGGTCGTGATGGTTGGTTTGCAGAGTCACCTGATGGTTCACAAGAGAATATCATCCCTTTACTTGATTGTATTGTAAATGATATCAAGCCACCTGCTCAAGTTGAAGGTCCAGTTCAATTACAGATTACAACTATTGATTATAGTTCTTATGTTGGTCGTATTGGTATTGGTCGTGTTTATCGCGGTACACTTAATAAAAATAAGCCAGTAATGACTATTACCGCAGACGGTAAAGAAGAGCGTACACAAATCAAACAACTTTTTGTTTTTGATGGCCTCGGTCGTCGTGAAGTAGAAGAAGTTGAGTGCGGTGATATCTGTGCAATCGTTGGTTTGAGTAACTGTGATATCGGCGTGACAATTTGTGATGCTGAAGAGCCAGAAGCTTTACCTCCTTTGGATTTAGATAAGCCAACATTATCCATGCTCTTCCGCGTGAATGATTCGCCACTCTTCGGTCAAGAAGGTGAACTCGTAACAAGTCGTCAGGTTGCTGATCGTCTCACTAAAGAAATAGAAAAAGATGTGGCACTAGAAGTAGAAGACGTCAACGGCGAGGCTTTCCGTGTATCGGGTCGTGGTATTCTTCACTTATCAATTTTGATTGAAAGCATGCGTCGTGAAGGTTATGAGCTATCAGTATCTCAGCCACAGGTTATTACCCGTGAAATTGATGGTGTAAAACATGAACCAATCGAAAATCTTTCAGTAGAAGTGCCAGAAGAGTCAGCAGGTAAAGTTATCGAAATCGTTGGCGCACGTCGCGGTGAGATGAAAACTATGGAGACTCGTTCGGGTCGTACTATGCTTAACTTCTCAATCCCTACACGTGGTATTATCGGTCTTCGTAGCCGTTTACTTACAGCGACTCAAGGTGAAGCTATCATTGGTCACTCATTCGAAGCTTATGAGCCAATGAAAGGCGAATTCCCACACCGTCGTAATGGTGTACTTATTTCCATGACTCAGGGTCAGTCAACTGCTTTCGCAATTGATGCCCTTCAACAGCGTGGTACTTTCTTCGTAGATCCAAACGTTGAAGTATATGAAGGTATGGTTGTTGGTGAGAATAGTCGTGAAGGAGATATGATGGTTAACGTACTTAAAGCTAAACAGCTTACAAACGTACGTTCATCTGGTACTGATAAAGCTATCAAAGTAACACCAGCATCAGTTAAGAGTCTTGAGGAATACCTCGAGTACGTAGGTGCTGATGAACTTGTAGAATGTACTCCAAAAACAATTCGTCTCCGTAAAAAGCTTCTTAGAGAAGTAGAACGTAAGCGTGGTTCTAAGATCTAA
- a CDS encoding extracellular solute-binding protein yields MPFFNNFIFPKSFVLMLMVFVNVLYSVEMRSGVDAQGLIHVRVWGLVQGPGSTSAERADWRVLKAFEKAYPHIRLHNAAGINLPGVGNENDVGPLLAISGGIAPDILYVNFRKSASYIDNEFLYPLDEYIAEYAKLHGESSLKDLIHPALNKVVTRLGPVQGDRQMKTWMIPAEPLVMTMIYRKDLFARSGLDPNKAPENWTQMYAACEQIVASDPSSYGVLATARGGTSWNFMPYLSSSGTQVLTEDAQGEWKASFARKEAVSALEFYARLHAGLRKDGKTRGFATSNKNLLDEGKIAMAMTYLGGDEMAKVDTSGAQWGFAPVPKGPTGISSAEINARMWGIFRGQKDKRVRDAAFEWLAYRKSKAAVKIRVDTFIEANEISAINPNLLDRLGEEYKKYEIFINQDLKKLYKDLITTAKPEPYGTNCDLVYDYLDKPVQAAILWAREGNLENQSEPVIHKTLFAFLSEGQKELEREMLKELPEKERKKRNRVAMIVTISLFTIFLFTFYKVLKILSPVGQRNNSWQIKKYWKAYVILLPALAIICLWQYYPLLRGALMAFQDYKISIPIVNWVGFDNFADVLYDKNFWYSLWLTFYYSFLVISFTWLPPLLLAIMLDEIPKFSVFFRVLYYLPALISGLVVIFLWKQFFDPSPQGLFNQVLAYVHIGQQYWFEDPHLAMFCLIIPLAWASLGPGCLIYLAALKGVAPDLYEAAEIDGANYWQKIRFVLVPKLWPLLIITLIGQMIISFNAAENVLAMTGGGPNGATNVTGLLIFKKAFVYTEFGTATAMAWIMSLFLIGFTVYQLKILSNLEFKTTGND; encoded by the coding sequence ATGCCTTTCTTTAATAATTTCATTTTCCCAAAATCATTTGTGTTGATGCTAATGGTTTTTGTGAATGTTCTTTATTCAGTAGAGATGCGAAGTGGTGTGGATGCTCAAGGACTTATTCACGTTCGTGTTTGGGGCTTAGTTCAAGGTCCCGGAAGTACTTCCGCAGAACGTGCCGATTGGCGAGTTTTAAAAGCCTTTGAAAAGGCTTATCCGCATATTCGCCTGCACAATGCGGCTGGAATTAATTTACCCGGTGTAGGCAATGAAAATGATGTGGGCCCTTTATTAGCGATATCAGGTGGAATAGCCCCGGATATTCTCTACGTCAATTTCAGAAAGTCAGCTTCCTATATAGATAATGAATTTCTCTATCCCTTAGATGAATATATTGCAGAGTACGCAAAGCTTCATGGCGAATCTAGTCTAAAAGATCTTATCCACCCAGCCCTCAATAAAGTAGTGACTCGTCTAGGCCCAGTCCAAGGCGATCGTCAAATGAAGACTTGGATGATTCCCGCAGAGCCCTTAGTGATGACCATGATTTACCGCAAAGATCTATTTGCAAGAAGTGGTCTAGATCCCAATAAAGCTCCCGAAAACTGGACTCAAATGTATGCGGCATGTGAGCAGATAGTGGCTTCGGATCCTTCAAGTTATGGCGTCTTAGCGACGGCAAGAGGGGGGACATCATGGAATTTCATGCCTTACTTGAGTAGTAGTGGAACACAAGTTTTGACTGAAGATGCACAAGGGGAATGGAAAGCTAGTTTTGCTCGAAAAGAAGCCGTTTCTGCTTTGGAGTTTTATGCCCGTTTACATGCAGGGCTGCGCAAAGATGGGAAAACGAGAGGCTTTGCTACTTCGAATAAAAACCTTTTAGACGAAGGGAAAATCGCCATGGCCATGACCTACCTTGGTGGAGATGAAATGGCAAAGGTTGATACTTCAGGAGCCCAATGGGGTTTTGCTCCCGTACCAAAAGGCCCCACGGGAATTAGTAGTGCTGAAATTAATGCACGTATGTGGGGGATTTTTCGAGGTCAAAAAGATAAACGCGTTCGTGATGCAGCTTTTGAATGGTTAGCTTACCGCAAATCGAAAGCAGCGGTTAAAATCCGTGTGGATACTTTTATTGAGGCCAATGAAATTTCGGCTATTAATCCCAATCTATTAGATCGTTTAGGAGAAGAATACAAAAAGTACGAAATTTTTATTAACCAAGATCTGAAAAAACTCTATAAAGATTTAATTACGACTGCCAAGCCAGAGCCCTATGGAACGAATTGTGATTTAGTTTACGATTATTTAGATAAGCCGGTACAGGCGGCTATTTTATGGGCTAGAGAGGGGAATCTCGAAAATCAATCAGAGCCAGTCATTCACAAAACTCTATTTGCCTTTTTAAGTGAGGGACAAAAAGAACTTGAACGGGAGATGCTCAAAGAATTGCCCGAAAAAGAACGAAAAAAGAGGAATAGGGTGGCGATGATCGTTACGATTAGCCTATTTACTATTTTCTTATTCACCTTTTATAAAGTCCTAAAAATCCTTTCTCCTGTGGGGCAACGCAATAATTCTTGGCAAATTAAGAAGTATTGGAAAGCTTATGTCATCTTGCTACCTGCGCTAGCAATCATATGTCTTTGGCAGTATTACCCCTTGTTGAGAGGCGCACTTATGGCCTTTCAAGATTATAAGATCTCAATTCCCATTGTTAATTGGGTAGGTTTTGATAATTTTGCCGATGTGCTTTATGATAAAAACTTTTGGTACTCATTGTGGTTAACTTTTTATTATTCCTTTTTAGTGATTAGTTTTACTTGGTTGCCACCCTTGTTACTGGCAATTATGCTGGATGAAATCCCCAAGTTTTCAGTATTTTTTCGAGTTCTCTATTACTTACCTGCATTAATTTCCGGCTTAGTCGTCATTTTTCTTTGGAAGCAATTTTTTGATCCCAGTCCTCAGGGTTTATTTAATCAAGTCCTGGCTTATGTGCATATTGGGCAACAGTATTGGTTTGAAGATCCTCACTTAGCGATGTTTTGCCTGATTATTCCTCTTGCATGGGCAAGTTTGGGGCCTGGGTGTTTGATATATTTAGCTGCCTTGAAAGGAGTGGCACCCGACTTGTATGAAGCGGCTGAAATTGATGGTGCTAATTATTGGCAAAAAATACGTTTTGTTCTCGTACCCAAACTTTGGCCCTTGCTAATTATTACCCTTATTGGTCAAATGATCATAAGTTTCAATGCCGCTGAAAACGTTTTAGCAATGACTGGTGGTGGTCCTAATGGAGCGACCAATGTCACGGGCTTATTGATCTTCAAAAAAGCCTTCGTGTATACTGAATTTGGAACGGCTACAGCAATGGCCTGGATCATGAGTTTATTTCTAATTGGTTTCACCGTTTATCAATTAAAAATTCTTTCCAATCTCGAATTTAAAACCACGGGCAATGACTAA
- a CDS encoding serine/threonine protein kinase: MGLMGILGLGNDEKSKIAKFEKGVFPCSKCNKKLPIAEYAPLNMINCPKCDDLNLVPLKLDQWWVYKPIGSGGMGAVYQARHIEDPDVKGAVKVLQANEVRENIIELLLAEAKIGHKFGDHENMAQVFAYGKDNGNAYMVMEMVDGIRLDQIMDIAGGFDLELSLYYALDILIGLQHMYEAGYLYRDLKPENIIIAPDNKVVLVDYGLCMELMEAWQYDGDDILGSPLYMPPERIKGQGEDIRADMYSLGMVLYQLIKGQPYFNAKDIMNIVKSQIKNVRLQTSSKMSGIPEDVQVFVDTLIRLERDERYNYYTEAMQVLVEILGGMKKNKKTTDPRIQQRRKALSKLKIN, translated from the coding sequence ATGGGTTTAATGGGAATACTAGGATTGGGGAATGATGAAAAATCAAAAATAGCCAAGTTTGAAAAAGGCGTTTTTCCTTGCTCTAAGTGCAACAAAAAACTTCCTATTGCAGAATACGCTCCCTTAAACATGATTAATTGTCCCAAGTGTGATGATTTAAATTTAGTTCCTTTGAAGCTTGATCAGTGGTGGGTTTATAAACCTATTGGTAGCGGAGGAATGGGCGCAGTTTATCAAGCTCGACATATAGAAGATCCCGACGTTAAAGGCGCCGTGAAAGTCCTCCAAGCAAATGAAGTCCGAGAAAATATTATTGAACTACTTTTAGCTGAAGCTAAAATCGGCCACAAGTTTGGCGACCATGAAAATATGGCTCAAGTTTTTGCCTATGGTAAAGATAATGGCAATGCTTATATGGTCATGGAAATGGTCGACGGAATACGCTTGGACCAGATAATGGACATAGCAGGGGGCTTCGATTTAGAGCTTTCTTTGTATTATGCTTTGGATATTCTTATTGGCCTTCAACACATGTATGAAGCAGGCTACTTATACCGTGACTTAAAACCCGAAAATATTATTATAGCTCCAGATAACAAGGTTGTTCTTGTAGACTATGGTCTCTGTATGGAACTCATGGAAGCCTGGCAGTACGATGGTGACGATATATTAGGTTCACCACTCTATATGCCTCCAGAGAGAATTAAGGGACAGGGCGAAGATATAAGAGCTGATATGTACTCATTAGGCATGGTGCTTTATCAATTGATTAAAGGTCAGCCCTATTTCAACGCCAAAGATATTATGAATATCGTCAAGAGTCAGATAAAGAATGTTCGTTTGCAGACAAGTAGTAAAATGTCTGGCATTCCTGAAGATGTTCAAGTTTTTGTCGATACTTTAATTCGTCTTGAACGCGATGAACGCTATAACTATTACACAGAAGCTATGCAAGTTTTGGTAGAAATTTTAGGTGGTATGAAGAAAAATAAGAAGACTACTGATCCACGTATTCAGCAAAGACGAAAAGCACTTTCGAAATTAAAAATTAATTAG